The following coding sequences are from one Haladaptatus caseinilyticus window:
- a CDS encoding M78 family metallopeptidase domain-containing protein, with translation MATSSNSAVSFDDFDTRRDEMHSTIEQWIDDLTSLTDEARTSQQFQEWLDVQSKFHDYSHRNTLLITVQCPNATKVAGYNTWRTEFDRHVKEGENGIWIWAPIITKQCPNCENSPSYHEQSECEYDETPPEAWSKGLVGFKPTAVFDVSQTEGEPLPELETEAIGNAENLVPTLQDAADELDVTVRIVDADDWEHGKAKGVCKQRSLYDLQPIVEVKARANQADLAVTLIHEYAHALLHFDVDDACERSKREVEAEAVAYIVGRYVGLDTSGSAFYLAAWQDDDSDAIQDRLGRIRTTAATIIEVVETRREYV, from the coding sequence ATGGCGACGAGTTCTAACTCTGCGGTGTCGTTCGACGACTTCGACACCCGGCGTGACGAGATGCACAGTACGATCGAACAATGGATTGACGACCTCACTTCCTTGACTGACGAGGCGAGAACGAGTCAACAGTTCCAAGAGTGGCTAGATGTCCAGTCGAAATTCCATGACTACTCCCATCGGAACACGCTCTTGATTACCGTTCAATGTCCGAACGCGACGAAGGTCGCTGGGTACAACACCTGGCGAACTGAGTTCGATCGCCATGTGAAGGAAGGCGAGAACGGAATCTGGATCTGGGCACCGATCATTACAAAGCAGTGCCCCAACTGCGAGAATTCGCCCAGTTACCACGAGCAAAGTGAGTGTGAATATGACGAGACACCACCTGAAGCATGGTCGAAAGGACTCGTCGGATTCAAACCCACGGCTGTGTTCGATGTATCTCAGACGGAGGGTGAACCACTTCCTGAGCTCGAGACCGAAGCAATCGGAAATGCTGAAAATCTCGTTCCTACTCTTCAAGACGCAGCTGATGAGCTTGATGTGACGGTTCGTATCGTCGACGCTGATGACTGGGAACACGGCAAGGCGAAAGGTGTTTGCAAACAGCGGAGTCTGTACGATCTTCAGCCCATCGTCGAAGTGAAAGCACGGGCAAATCAGGCGGATCTCGCGGTGACGCTCATCCACGAATACGCGCACGCACTGCTACATTTCGATGTTGACGATGCGTGTGAGCGATCGAAACGTGAAGTCGAAGCAGAAGCCGTCGCGTACATCGTTGGTCGATACGTTGGGTTGGACACGAGTGGCTCAGCATTCTACCTCGCAGCATGGCAGGACGATGATTCGGACGCGATTCAAGATCGACTCGGACGAATCCGGACGACGGCAGCGACAATTATCGAGGTAGTCGAAACGAGACGTGAGTACGTGTAG